The following proteins come from a genomic window of Pyxidicoccus sp. MSG2:
- a CDS encoding transporter substrate-binding domain-containing protein, with amino-acid sequence MVNSSCWSLSSSRWLLAAALLVTATACKREPVEPPPAPPTPSAAVEPEDPPFPEALLARAEVPTAVAQVEEPAPPPEPPFTGDLAALRKRGTLRVLVDGTEEDSLPREGMPREQDRALLERFAEKYGMAVEFLAVDSFDQLIPLLREGRGDIIAADLTVTPERAKDIAFTRPMARVSEVVVGKRGEKGLPRKPEELAGRTVHVRASSTFAASLKELANGKAPGLVVEAVPETLDPEELAWQVSRGERPLTVVDSHLLTAMETYNPDVEGLFPIAEGRQLAWAVRLENPALRAALDAFLVERALTEHRDRLVTADLDGIRKRGVLRVLTRNSPVTYFLHRGEQAGFDYQMAKLAAEALKVRLEVVVPPTYEQLISWLKEGRGDVIAAALTATPERAKQVAFSTPYLYVDEVLVQRAGAAKPASLDALKGQAIHLRKSSSHFDTMSALAAQHGFTLVEEPEDMDTETLIDRVARGEIPYTVTDSHILAAERVYRDDVEAALTVPGQGEPAGKDGHYGIAFAVRQENPKLRAFLDGFVKKTYRGVDYNVSRRRYFEGHRDEAPATVETALSAGAISPYDPLVQSYSARYGLDWRLMVAQMFQESRFDPKARSWVGAQGLFQVMPATGKELGFRKLEDPDQGIHAGVKYMHQLIGRIAPEIPFKQRLRFALASYNAGLGHVLDARRIAQEQGLDPNRWFGNVEKAMLLLEKPKHYRRARHGFCRGSEPVKYVSEIQTRYGNYAAVVQR; translated from the coding sequence GTGGTCAATTCGTCCTGCTGGAGCCTGTCGTCCTCGCGGTGGCTGCTCGCCGCCGCGTTGCTCGTGACTGCCACCGCCTGCAAGCGGGAGCCCGTGGAGCCGCCGCCCGCGCCGCCCACGCCGAGCGCGGCCGTGGAGCCGGAGGACCCGCCGTTCCCCGAAGCGCTGTTGGCCCGGGCCGAGGTGCCCACGGCCGTGGCCCAGGTCGAGGAGCCCGCACCGCCGCCCGAGCCGCCCTTCACCGGAGACCTCGCGGCACTGCGCAAGCGCGGCACGCTGCGCGTCCTGGTGGACGGCACCGAGGAGGACTCGCTCCCGCGCGAGGGCATGCCCCGGGAGCAGGACCGGGCGCTGCTGGAGCGCTTCGCGGAGAAGTACGGCATGGCGGTGGAGTTCCTCGCCGTCGATAGCTTCGACCAGCTCATCCCACTGCTGCGCGAGGGGCGCGGGGACATCATCGCCGCCGACCTCACGGTGACGCCGGAGCGCGCGAAGGACATCGCCTTCACGCGCCCCATGGCCCGGGTGAGCGAGGTCGTCGTGGGCAAGCGCGGTGAGAAGGGGCTGCCTCGCAAGCCAGAGGAGCTGGCCGGGCGCACCGTGCACGTGCGCGCCAGCTCCACCTTCGCCGCCTCGCTGAAGGAACTGGCGAACGGGAAGGCTCCGGGGCTCGTCGTCGAGGCGGTGCCGGAGACGCTCGACCCCGAGGAGCTCGCGTGGCAGGTGTCTCGCGGGGAGCGACCGCTGACGGTGGTGGACAGCCATCTGCTCACGGCGATGGAGACGTACAACCCGGACGTGGAAGGGCTGTTCCCCATCGCGGAAGGGCGCCAGCTCGCGTGGGCCGTGCGTCTGGAGAACCCCGCGCTGCGCGCCGCGCTGGATGCCTTCCTCGTGGAGCGAGCCCTCACCGAGCACCGGGACAGGCTCGTCACCGCGGACCTGGATGGCATCCGCAAGCGCGGAGTGCTCCGTGTCCTCACGCGCAACAGCCCCGTGACGTACTTCCTCCACCGGGGAGAGCAGGCCGGCTTCGACTACCAGATGGCGAAGCTCGCGGCGGAGGCGCTCAAGGTGCGGCTGGAGGTGGTGGTGCCGCCGACGTACGAGCAGCTCATTTCGTGGCTGAAGGAGGGGCGTGGCGACGTCATCGCCGCCGCGCTCACCGCCACGCCCGAGCGCGCGAAGCAGGTGGCCTTCAGCACGCCGTACCTCTACGTGGACGAGGTCCTCGTGCAGCGCGCCGGGGCTGCGAAGCCCGCGTCGCTCGATGCGCTGAAGGGCCAGGCCATCCACCTGCGCAAGTCGTCCAGCCACTTCGACACCATGAGCGCGCTGGCGGCGCAGCATGGCTTCACGCTCGTCGAGGAGCCTGAGGACATGGACACCGAGACGCTCATCGACCGCGTGGCGCGCGGGGAGATTCCGTACACGGTGACGGACAGCCACATCCTCGCCGCCGAGCGCGTGTACCGCGATGACGTGGAGGCGGCGCTCACGGTGCCGGGGCAGGGTGAGCCGGCTGGGAAGGACGGGCACTACGGCATCGCCTTCGCGGTGCGGCAGGAGAACCCGAAGCTGCGCGCGTTCCTCGACGGCTTCGTGAAGAAGACCTACCGCGGCGTCGACTACAACGTGTCGCGCCGCCGCTACTTCGAGGGGCACCGTGACGAGGCGCCGGCCACGGTGGAGACGGCCCTGTCCGCGGGCGCCATCTCTCCGTATGACCCGCTGGTGCAGTCGTACTCGGCGCGCTACGGGTTGGACTGGCGGCTGATGGTGGCGCAGATGTTCCAGGAGAGCCGCTTCGACCCGAAGGCGCGCAGCTGGGTGGGGGCGCAGGGGTTGTTCCAGGTGATGCCCGCCACGGGGAAGGAGCTGGGGTTCCGCAAGCTGGAGGACCCGGACCAGGGCATCCACGCGGGTGTGAAGTACATGCACCAGCTCATCGGCCGGATTGCGCCGGAGATTCCCTTCAAGCAGCGCCTGCGCTTCGCGCTCGCCTCGTACAACGCGGGGCTCGGCCACGTGCTCGACGCGCGCCGGATTGCGCAGGAGCAGGGCCTGGACCCCAACCGGTGGTTCGGCAACGTGGAGAAGGCCATGCTCCTGCTGGAGAAGCCGAAGCACTACCGGCGCGCACGCCACGGCTTCTGCCGTGGCTCCGAGCCGGTGAAGTACGTGTCGGAAATCCAAACGCGGTACGGGAACTATGCGGCGGTAGTGCAGCGCTGA
- a CDS encoding HD domain-containing protein, giving the protein MKTKAAPPLALLQGRKTLPLIEAYFELNHLKQLFRQGWLRVGIPPERCESVAEHSFFVALLGLFVADGFFPEADAAKVVRIALLHDLGEAYAGDITPHDGVDKEAKHALERRAVETIFGKLPRAAEYLALWDEYERGTSFEARLVRQLDRLEMGLQACVYEHQGMGDLSQFYASVDKALEAPELRAVLAELEALRPA; this is encoded by the coding sequence ATGAAGACCAAGGCCGCGCCACCGCTGGCCCTGCTCCAGGGGCGGAAGACCCTGCCGCTCATCGAGGCCTACTTCGAGCTGAACCACCTGAAGCAGCTCTTCCGTCAGGGCTGGCTGCGCGTCGGCATTCCTCCAGAGCGATGCGAGAGCGTGGCGGAGCACTCGTTCTTCGTCGCGCTGCTGGGCCTGTTCGTCGCGGACGGCTTCTTCCCCGAGGCGGACGCGGCGAAGGTGGTCCGCATCGCGCTGCTGCACGACCTGGGCGAAGCGTACGCGGGTGACATCACCCCGCATGACGGCGTGGACAAGGAAGCCAAGCACGCGCTGGAGCGACGCGCCGTGGAGACCATCTTCGGCAAGCTGCCGCGCGCCGCGGAGTACCTGGCGCTGTGGGACGAGTACGAGCGCGGCACCTCCTTCGAGGCGCGGCTGGTGCGGCAACTGGACCGCCTGGAGATGGGCCTGCAGGCGTGCGTCTACGAGCACCAGGGCATGGGCGACCTCTCCCAGTTCTACGCCTCGGTGGACAAGGCGCTGGAGGCCCCCGAGCTGCGCGCCGTGCTGGCGGAGCTGGAGGCCCTCCGGCCCGCGTGA
- a CDS encoding MBL fold metallo-hydrolase, with protein sequence MLTEVQAGPYTVRGISVGGVYTSLQVPELDSVLDVGVPIRSFAGTDRIFLSHAHPDHASGLGSLLGIRRLIGKGPPQVFLPAEIEAPVQEALAVLSRLHHTSMEVRTVPLRPGDVHALGHGLHVRAFRTHHPVPSLGYQFLRRISKLRHEFHGLPPQEIARRRQAGENLLDEVDRLELAYATDTLSRVLETEPSVLDSRVLVIECTFVDAGHTVQDAQERWHLHLDELAARADLFRNEALVLMHFSQAHSPEEVQATIRARLPASLYERVRVFAPPSGRWFG encoded by the coding sequence ATGCTCACCGAGGTCCAAGCGGGTCCCTATACCGTTCGCGGAATCTCCGTCGGCGGCGTGTACACCTCCCTCCAGGTGCCGGAGCTGGACTCGGTGCTGGACGTGGGCGTGCCCATCCGCTCCTTCGCCGGGACGGACCGCATCTTCCTCAGCCATGCCCACCCGGACCATGCCAGCGGCCTCGGCTCGCTGCTCGGCATCCGCCGGCTCATCGGCAAGGGGCCGCCGCAGGTGTTCCTGCCCGCCGAAATCGAGGCTCCCGTGCAGGAGGCCCTCGCGGTGTTGTCCCGCCTGCACCACACCTCCATGGAGGTGCGCACCGTCCCCCTGCGTCCAGGGGACGTCCATGCGCTCGGGCATGGCCTGCACGTGCGCGCCTTCCGCACGCACCACCCGGTGCCCTCGCTCGGCTACCAGTTCCTCCGGCGCATCTCCAAGCTGCGGCACGAGTTCCACGGCCTTCCGCCGCAAGAAATCGCGCGGCGCAGGCAGGCGGGGGAGAACCTCCTCGACGAGGTGGACCGGCTCGAATTGGCCTACGCCACCGACACACTCTCACGGGTGCTGGAGACCGAGCCATCCGTGCTCGACTCGCGCGTCCTCGTCATCGAGTGCACCTTCGTGGACGCAGGCCACACCGTGCAGGACGCGCAGGAGCGCTGGCACCTCCACCTGGATGAGCTCGCGGCACGCGCCGACCTCTTCCGGAACGAAGCGCTGGTGCTGATGCACTTCAGTCAGGCCCACAGTCCGGAGGAGGTCCAGGCCACCATCCGTGCTCGGCTACCCGCATCCCTCTACGAGCGCGTCCGCGTCTTCGCGCCGCCCTCGGGCCGCTGGTTCGGCTGA
- a CDS encoding NADH:flavin oxidoreductase/NADH oxidase yields the protein MSSLLFSPLALRGVQLHNRIVVSPMCQYSSDDGFANDWHFVHLGSRAVGGAALVIAEATAVEDIGRISPQDLGLWKDAHVEPLARITRFLELHGAVAGVQLAHAGRKASTLRPWDGEGAVPADAGAWRPVGPTSTPFGPDYPEPTALDAKGISRVIRSFADAAVRARAAGFRVLEVHAAHGYLLHEFLSPLSNKRTDAYGGSFENRVRLTREVVRAVREKWPDELPVIVRLSCTDWVEEGWSLEDSVALARLLMLDGVDLIDCSSGGVVPGVKIPAGPGYQTPFAEHIRREAGIPTGAVGIIRSAMQAEHVLRTGQADLVILARELLRDPYWPLRSARKLRAEVKWPVQYERARD from the coding sequence ATGAGCAGCCTCCTCTTCAGTCCCCTGGCCTTGCGCGGAGTCCAGCTCCACAACCGCATCGTCGTCTCGCCCATGTGCCAGTACTCCAGCGACGACGGCTTCGCGAACGACTGGCACTTCGTCCATCTGGGCAGCCGTGCGGTCGGCGGCGCGGCGCTCGTCATCGCCGAGGCCACCGCCGTCGAGGACATCGGCCGCATCTCCCCGCAGGACCTCGGACTCTGGAAGGATGCCCACGTCGAGCCGCTCGCCCGCATCACCCGGTTCCTCGAGCTGCACGGCGCCGTAGCCGGCGTTCAGCTCGCCCACGCCGGGCGCAAGGCCTCCACCCTGCGCCCGTGGGACGGCGAGGGCGCCGTGCCCGCCGATGCCGGAGCCTGGCGCCCCGTCGGCCCGACCTCCACACCCTTCGGCCCCGACTATCCCGAGCCCACCGCCCTCGATGCGAAGGGAATCTCCCGCGTCATTCGTTCCTTCGCCGACGCCGCCGTGCGCGCCCGCGCCGCCGGCTTCCGGGTCCTCGAGGTCCACGCGGCCCACGGCTACCTGCTCCATGAGTTCCTCTCGCCCCTCTCCAACAAGCGCACGGATGCCTACGGCGGCTCGTTCGAGAACCGCGTCCGCCTCACGCGCGAAGTGGTGCGCGCCGTGCGTGAGAAGTGGCCGGACGAACTCCCCGTCATCGTGCGCCTGTCCTGCACCGACTGGGTGGAGGAAGGCTGGTCCCTCGAGGACTCCGTCGCTCTCGCACGGCTGCTCATGCTCGACGGCGTGGACCTCATCGACTGTTCCTCGGGAGGTGTCGTCCCCGGCGTGAAGATTCCCGCGGGGCCCGGCTACCAGACGCCCTTCGCCGAGCACATCCGACGCGAGGCAGGCATCCCCACCGGCGCCGTGGGCATCATCCGCTCCGCGATGCAGGCCGAGCACGTGCTGCGCACCGGGCAGGCCGACCTGGTCATCCTCGCGCGCGAATTGCTCCGAGACCCGTACTGGCCCCTGCGCTCGGCCCGCAAGCTCCGGGCCGAGGTGAAGTGGCCCGTGCAGTACGAGCGCGCCCGCGATTGA